The genomic segment CGCCGTCCCTTGCTCGATATCGCCAGTCTCTCCCAGCGAGCGCCCCAGCGCCAGTTGCGCCATCTGCAACCCAGGCTCGGCTGCGTACACCTTCTGCGCCTCCGGCAGTGCCTCTGCATACTTGCCTGACAACACCAGCGTGAATGCCAGCAGCGCCCGCGCATCCAGATTCGCCGGAGCTACCGCAACCTCGCTCGAAAACTGCTCTGCCGCTAGCTGTGGATCATGCGAATACAGCAGCATCCCGTAGAACTGGTGCAGATTCTGCGTTGTTGGATACTTCGCAAACATCTGCCGGAACAGTTCGTCTGCCTGGTTGCTCTCGCCCGTCAGAAACGCGTACCCCGCCCGTCCCGCAGCCGTATAGAGTTCCTGATCTTCCGCCCTTACCTCCGACGGAAACGACGTCACACGCATGCCCGCCAGTCCAATCCCCACCAGGATCTCCGGCGCATCGATCTGCTTCGCCGCCAATGCCCGGTACTGTTCCAGCGCATCCTGAAATCGGCCGGCGCGCGTCAGGTCGAGCGCTAGATGATAGCGCACAATCTGCTCGTTGTGCGGATCGTTCGCCGCTCCATGCTGCACAGCCATATCCAGATCGCGCAGCGAACCCTTATAGTCCGCAACCTCAAACTCTGAGAGCCCCCTCAACGCGATCGCCGGCACCGCATGCGGCTCAAGCTGTAGCAGATGGCTTGCCGCATCAATCGCTCCCGGATATTGATTCGTCGTGTATTGCAGCAACGTCAGATACCACCAGCCCTCCTGCCAGTCGGGCCTTGCCTCAACGGCTCGCTTGTAGAGATCGATAGCAGCGGGAATGTTCTGCTGATCGCGCGCAGCTGCCGCCTGCGCAGCCAGATCCTCGAACTGCTGCTGCGCCTGCATATGCGGCGTCAGCAACGCGGCCAGAACCATCAGCGCTGCGCAGCCGGCGGCCTTGCAGCCGGAGATCCTACCGCGATCCCTCTGCCAATTAGGACCGGAGATGTCCGTTGTGATCAATTCGAGATACACGCAAAAAATATCGCCGGCTGACCAGGTTCGGGAAAGCGCCAGTCCGACGTAAGGGAAGTTAGTTCTGTTCTTAATCGTAGCATCGAATGATTTCGCTTTAATGCGCCACACACTTCCATTAGCGATAGAATTCCGGCGTGTGATAATCCGCTTGGAATTCGTGCTGTAATTCGCTTTATCTCTGCTTCTCTAAGCTGATATTGCAGATAACTAAGGAAATCAGGGCCTTAAGCATGTTCGGAAAGACGAGCACGATTCTGTGCCGCCTGCATTCTGCTGGCGTCAAATCCCTTGTTGCACTCCTGTTGTTGACCTTGGGTGTTCGTTCCGCCGCCTCCCAGGCGCCTCCCCAACCCGCCACCCAGCCAACTCCGGCGTCCACCCCCGCGCCGAAGACCGGCGAGCAAGTCCCCGCCCAGCAGGACCTCACGCTGCACACCAACGTCGACGAAGTCTCGCTCGATATGGTCGTGCACGACAAGGGCAAGAAGCTCATCCTCGACCTGAAGCCCGAAGAGCTCACCGTCACTGACAACGGCACTCCCGTGACCCTCACCGGCCTTCGCCTCGTCCGCGGAGACTCGGTCCGTCACCATCTGATTTCTTTCGTCTTCGATCCCTTCGTCGGGCCCACCGCAAAGAACGCCCGCAACGCTGCCGAAAAGATCCTGAAAGTTCTTCCCAGCAAGAACACCTCCATTGCCGTGCTCGACGTGCGCGGCCGCCTGCGTGCCATCCAGCCGTTTACTGAAAATCGTCAGGCCGTGAGCGAGGCGATCTCCCTGGCTACGGAAAGCAATGCCCAGCACCTGGAAACCACCGGCAACCACGACGTCAACGTAACCATCGACCACGCCGAAGAAGCCCGCAAGAAGCACATCATCGATGAGGAAAAGGAACTCATCGCCATGGCGCGCAATGGCGCCGATTCGACTGGAAAGCATCTCAGCGCATCCGAACGCCTGTATGCACACACCCTTTTCGCCGCATTGCAGGAATCCCAGAAGAGTCTCCAGGACAAGACTGGATATCTCAACCTTGATGCTCTGCTCGCGCTGGTCCACGCGCAGCAGAAGCTCGGCGAGCGCAAGGCCATCATCTACTTCACGCACAACGTCGTCATGGATTCAGCCGCCAAGCAGCGCCTCAAGACCATCACCGCGGATTCAACCCGCGCCGGCGTCACCATCTACACCGTCGATCTCGACGCACTCAATCAGGCCGGTCAGTATCAGCTCGCCAACGCAACGCTCAACGCCGGCCCTGCGTTCAATCCCGCCCCCCGCACCGTGGACCCGCATGGCACCCAGGCCGTCCCCATGCAGCAGGCCAGCGGCTTCGGAATTCAGGGAGATCCTGGGCCAAACGGCCCGGTGTGGGGCCCCAAGCAAGACATCCAGATGATGATTGACTTCCATCGTCAGGGCCCTGCCTTCTCGCCATTCGGAGACACCAGAAGCCCCATGGCCCAGCTCTCCACGGAAACAGGCGGCATCTACATCGACGCCTCCGGCAATCTGAAGAAAGCCCTCGCTCAGTTGGAGGAAGACCTCTCCACTTACTACGAAGCCACCTACATTCCGCCCATCAAGGAATACGACGGCAGCTTCCGCACTATCTCTGTGAAACCGCTGCGCACAGGACTGCGCGTACAGTCGAAGACCGGATACTTCGCGGTCGCGCCCGGGACGGACGAGGGCATCCGCCCCTTCGAAGTGCCTCTGATCAAGTCTCTCTCTGAAGCCACTCTGCCTTCCGACGTAGCCTTCCACACCACCGTGCTCCGTTTCGGCGAGATGCCCGACGGCAACACCAGCTCGCTTGTCGTCGAGGTCCCCTACTCCGCATTGCAGGTGAAAGAAGACGCGCACACAAACCTCTTCTCGGCCCAGGTAGCGCTCTTTGCCCAGATCAAGGACGAGGCCGGCACAGTCATCGATCACTTCGGCGACGACATCACCCGGCGCGGCGCACTTGAAACGCTCGATCGCAATCCCTCTTCCTCATTCTCTTTCGAGCGCCACTTCGTCGCGGCCCCCGGCAAGTACACGCTTGAAGTAGCCATAACCGACCGCCTCAGCGGCAAGACGGGCGCGAAGCGCTCCACATTCGAAATCGCTGACCAGAGCAAGTCCCTCGCCGTAAGCGACATGGTCCTGGTCCGAAAGCTTAACAACGTTCCCGATATCGAAGAGGACGCAATCAACCCACTGCGCTATGAGCACAGCATCGTCACGCCAAACGTCACGGGCGAACTTCCCGAGGGCGCCAAGGGCATCTCCATGTTCTTCATGGTTCACCCTGACCCGGCATCGAGCGAATCCGGCACGCTCGAGATGCAGGTCATCCACGATGGCCGCGCAGGCCGCCGCATTCCGTTGCCGCTCAATATGAATGCGGGACAAATCGCCGTACCGTACCTGGCCAGCTTCGGCTCGGGCGCAGTCGCTCCCGGCCATTACGAGGTAAGGGCCTACTTCTCGCAGTCAGGTAAAACCGCCGAGCAGACCCTCGCTTTCTCTGTAGCAGGCACGGACTCCCCCGTCGCCGCGAAATCTAGCGAGTCTGAAGTAACCGCGATCGCCGCTCCGCCCGAGGTCAACATCCCGGGTCAACTCACCATTACCGCCACTAAGAATCCCGTCACGCCGCTCTCTCCGCATGATTCCGCGCTTCTCATTGAGGACGCTCGCGAGCGCGCTCTCAGCTACAACGAGTCGCTGCCCAACTTCATGTGTATCGAAGTCACCAACCGCTCGGTCGATGCAAGTGGCGTGGGCAACTGGAAATTAAAAGACTCCATCGTTGAGCTTCTGCGTTACCGCGACAAGCAGGAGTCCCGCACCACCATCGAAGTCAACGGCGAGACCAGCAACGTCAGCCACAACGCCATGAAGGGCTCGCTCTCCTCCGG from the Occallatibacter riparius genome contains:
- a CDS encoding tetratricopeptide repeat protein, which produces MYLELITTDISGPNWQRDRGRISGCKAAGCAALMVLAALLTPHMQAQQQFEDLAAQAAAARDQQNIPAAIDLYKRAVEARPDWQEGWWYLTLLQYTTNQYPGAIDAASHLLQLEPHAVPAIALRGLSEFEVADYKGSLRDLDMAVQHGAANDPHNEQIVRYHLALDLTRAGRFQDALEQYRALAAKQIDAPEILVGIGLAGMRVTSFPSEVRAEDQELYTAAGRAGYAFLTGESNQADELFRQMFAKYPTTQNLHQFYGMLLYSHDPQLAAEQFSSEVAVAPANLDARALLAFTLVLSGKYAEALPEAQKVYAAEPGLQMAQLALGRSLGETGDIEQGTALLKKVLEQDPNNLEAHLGLASLFARAGKRGDAYRERMVCLKLAQ
- a CDS encoding VWA domain-containing protein translates to MFGKTSTILCRLHSAGVKSLVALLLLTLGVRSAASQAPPQPATQPTPASTPAPKTGEQVPAQQDLTLHTNVDEVSLDMVVHDKGKKLILDLKPEELTVTDNGTPVTLTGLRLVRGDSVRHHLISFVFDPFVGPTAKNARNAAEKILKVLPSKNTSIAVLDVRGRLRAIQPFTENRQAVSEAISLATESNAQHLETTGNHDVNVTIDHAEEARKKHIIDEEKELIAMARNGADSTGKHLSASERLYAHTLFAALQESQKSLQDKTGYLNLDALLALVHAQQKLGERKAIIYFTHNVVMDSAAKQRLKTITADSTRAGVTIYTVDLDALNQAGQYQLANATLNAGPAFNPAPRTVDPHGTQAVPMQQASGFGIQGDPGPNGPVWGPKQDIQMMIDFHRQGPAFSPFGDTRSPMAQLSTETGGIYIDASGNLKKALAQLEEDLSTYYEATYIPPIKEYDGSFRTISVKPLRTGLRVQSKTGYFAVAPGTDEGIRPFEVPLIKSLSEATLPSDVAFHTTVLRFGEMPDGNTSSLVVEVPYSALQVKEDAHTNLFSAQVALFAQIKDEAGTVIDHFGDDITRRGALETLDRNPSSSFSFERHFVAAPGKYTLEVAITDRLSGKTGAKRSTFEIADQSKSLAVSDMVLVRKLNNVPDIEEDAINPLRYEHSIVTPNVTGELPEGAKGISMFFMVHPDPASSESGTLEMQVIHDGRAGRRIPLPLNMNAGQIAVPYLASFGSGAVAPGHYEVRAYFSQSGKTAEQTLAFSVAGTDSPVAAKSSESEVTAIAAPPEVNIPGQLTITATKNPVTPLSPHDSALLIEDARERALSYNESLPNFMCIEVTNRSVDASGVGNWKLKDSIVELLRYRDKQESRTTIEVNGETSNVSHNAMKGSLSSGEFGGVLKSVFAPTSKTRFEWKETDELKGAPVQVFNYTVDRSNSKFGVVGTNGLEVIAGFHGQVFIDSATRSVRRITLIADLPKELPKGFYTSASSLRVDYDYAVINEHDYLLPVTAEMRITKGKHSMALNTIEFRDYKRFGSNMRMVDFKEIEPQKN